CAGCTATTCGTTCAGCAATGCAACGTTTACTGAATCACTCATGACATCCCCACAAATCATAGCAATAGGTGAAAAGTGACGCAATGTTTCTTTCGGATTAATAATTCTATTGATGCGGAGAGGAATTGCCAATCCTAGCTCATGCGATAAGGAATGGCTAACAATGAAGAATGTTAGAAGATTCGATATAAATTTCtgactaaaacaaaattaagtCGAATAAGGCTAATTCTTCCTCTTTGATTCTAATTTTAGTGCACCtcttgaaaacaaaaagtttataATTCTAGCTGATACTTCACGCAACAAAACGGGCTCTTTCAATCATTCCCTCCGAAAATCTGAAAATTTCTTGTCCGAAAGCGCCTAccaaaatcaatattttcccATACGACGAACGAAGCGAAGGTCGTGTTTGCTTTGATGTTTCAACTGGCAGGTTGATTTGATTGTATGTCGGTTTGATCGTATGCAGGTTGGTTAGACGGCGAATTGTTTCCTGATTTTTCTGATTGCTGAAAAAAATGTACTATACTGCAATGCATTCGGTACACTGCTTTGCTCAATGCTCAGTCGAAAGGTGGCAATAGTACTGAAAATTTGTAGATGTTTCAGTAACAAAAATCCATACTGAAAGAGAATACGAATATCtcgttttcaatttaattcgGAATCTAATGCTCAATCActtccacatacacacacactctctctctctcacacacacacacccgcccaGTCTCGCATTATTCACATCGCCTCAGTGAACCAGCCTGTGTTTGGGTGCAAGCGGCAaatttttgaataaatgaataaCAAACTACCCTCTGCCCTTGGCTGTTTGGTTTACACTAACTACAGTTCTATTCTCGTTCAAATGTGTTACAAGAGTAAGGAAAATAATGCCATTCCAGGGCAATCGTGGTCGCAAAGTAGAATAACAGTTCACAAAATAGTTTCAGTTCAAATTCCAATTTTTCAACTCAAAGAAagccagcaaacaaaaagaaccgCAGCTTTTCCCCCGTCTTGTGATGAATTATGTCGAAGTTCCAAATTACGTTTCGATACAGCAGGATGTGTAAGTTAGTAGAggaataatttaacaaaaaatgcatggCCCTTTTTTCAACAACACGACGCAAACTATGAAATCCTCTCGTTTGCTTCTAAACCTAAGTCCATCCTTGCCCTAGCGTAGCTTGTCGCGCGTCTGGTCGCTTCACTCCGACGGTGGTGCGAACACGTTGGAGAAACGGTTCAGCGGTACGATCACGACCTTTATCCTGATCGTGTTCTGCTCCTCGCCGACCATGTACTGGCTGTACTTTCGCGTACCCATCTGCAGCTCCCCGATCGGTATCAGGTTGTCGATGTTCAGCACGCGATGATCGCTGGAGAAGTATGCCACCCGGACGTGACAGTGGCGCACGTACTCTTCTTCGTTCATCATGCCACAGATCAGCACACCGACCTGAGAAAGCAGGGTAGCAGATAAGATAGAATGGGGCAAGAGTTAGTGTCACGTTTGATTTTTCCTCTTATAAGATAGAGATTCGgttttaagcaatacggcctttttggaccgttactcctgaataaaaaaaaaaaaagatagagaTTCGGTTTAGCAACAACGTTCATGAAATGTAAAACGAGGTCCGGTCCAttatacaaataaatattcaCATACAGTGGACCCCTGAAAGCAAGTACCACTTATAACGAGCAACGAGCAAATCAAAATGCTCCACAAATAGCTCCCTCAACAATTTCATTCCTGTTCGGGATACATTTTTTGGGGGATCAGATCTGAAATCAATATCATTGACCAtttctttgattttgattATCGCTCAGACAAacaaattgtatggaaaaGAGTTTCCCGCATTACGACTGAGTTACCGGGATGGATTAAACTCGTTTTGAGGGATTTCGCTGTATTACATATACTACTTAAACCTCACTACTACTTGGCCGGtatcgtagtacagtcgtcaactcgtacgaatTAACTAGCAAACATGCCCGTCCATGGATTCAAGCCCCGACTGGACCGAGCCTCTATGCGCGGATAGGATTGACTATGGCACCCTGCTATGGCTAATCTATAAGTCACTAAAAGCTATGCCCATTAGTGGTACAAGAGTTTAGAGGTGGGCATTTCGGTTCTTTTAAGTGAATGTGAGTGAACCGAGTCGTTCATTACTGTGAACGTGAACGTGATTTGTTTTCAAGGTTATTGTGATCATTATTTCAAAATGATCTTGAATGTTTGCACTCATTTAAaggatgtttttaaattttgatgtATCAAAAGAACCATAGCGTTCTTTAGTCGTTTACcggttcattcattttttcacGTGAACTGAATGAACCGTACGATTTTGGTTCATTTGGCACACCTCTAGTACAGAGGCAGGCctttgaccgacagtggttgtagtgccaaaaagagaaaataaaagaagaaaacttAAACCTCCAATAAGTCCGTCCCAGTAGTTAACGGAGCTGCCGAACTGGTAGCAGGGGTCATACACGGTATATAGCGAACAAACATCAACTGCGTTGCATCTTCTTACTGTTATAGTTTTTGAGCCATTACGCATTCTGTTGATTGTAGCCTTAGAGAATGAGTTTAATTTGATTGTGAGTGTATCTTAAGAggggccggtctcgtggtatagtcgtcaactcgtacaacttaacaacatgtgcccgtcatgagttcaagctcTGAATACGTAGGACTTTGACTATCTTGCCATGGTAATCAATAAGACATTGGTCAGTGGTACAGGCTGTGGCAGgctttgaccgacaacggttgttgtgccaaagaagaagtatGTTGAGAGAAAAAATCGTACAAATCTAACATTATGCATAAGCTTTGATCATGTTAGtgtcaaaatatttcaatctaggaatgtaaaattgtatctgaagaagaaaaaaacatgtattGAAATAGGAAAAAGTGTTAATCATGatgcccagcagcagcactactaCCAACTGGTACCCCAAAGCTTgtgaaaaatagtgttacaGAAAGCAAAAGTTTTTTACAAATTCCAAATGAAAATCCGAAGCTAATGCGAATCTTCCTGCAGTAGCTTTACACTTTATCTATTCTTTGTAGCAAATCAATCGAAAGCTTTGCCTAGACCGTTTTTGACAAGCAAAACCCCCTCCGTTTAGCTAACCGTGAAAGCTTCAAACGGTAGCAAACCAATAGTGGCCGAAAAGCTTACCATGTATCGGCACTCGGTTCGCATCGCTGACTGGCTGGTGATTCGCAAGCGCACCGTGCGTATGATGCATTCCGGTATCTCCCGGTTGGTGGCCGCACTGTAGATGCCGATCAGCTGTGCCGGCTTGTACCGTACGCCGAGCGGGAAAAATTCCACATCCCATCCGTTGCTTTCCTCTGCAAGATGAGCACAGAACAgaagaataaataatttgcaaaGTAAACAACAATCGCGCTCTCagcaccctctctctctctcttactcacCGTCCACGTCGCTAAAGCTGGTGGGCGTAAAGAAGACCGACGCGACGCTGGAGTACTTCTCCACCCGGTGAAAGTAGTCGACCGCAATCTCGAGACTCCACAGGTCGCTCGAGTAGAGCCGCGGCGTGAACTGCAGCTCGCCCATCTCGCTCGCCCGTATCGCGCCGACGATCTCGAGATGGTGCGAGTGGAAGTTCATGCCGTCCGCGACCCGGCCGACGTAGAACTCCTTCAGGTTCCGGACGGACGCGCCGCTCATCAGCACGTTCGCGAGCTGCGGCAGGCTCATCATCGCGAACCGGATGTGCACCAGCACGCCGTGGATCAGCTTGTTGATGGCGCTCTCCCGGTCCTGGTCGCGCATCTCGTACCGGCCCTCGATCTGCGCGCGCTGGTAGCGGAACCACACATCCACCAGCTCGTACAGCCGGAACTCGCTCCGGACGACCAGATCGTTCTGCTGCAGCAGCCAGTTCATCAGGCCCGGGCTGAGCTGCTCCCACCCCGGGTACGACACGATCCGCTCGAGGTTCCACTTCAGGTAGTTTTCCAGCATCGAGATCAGATCCTTCCGCCCCGGGCAGATCTGCAGCGCGTTGTGCAGCCACTCGACGAAGTGGCCCTTCGCCGTCGCCTTGTTCAGGTGCAGCTTCATGTAGTTGATGCAGATCTGCACGAGATCGTGGATGTTGTACTTGTCCGCGAGCTTCAGTATGTAGACGGCCGTGTCGACCGAGATCGTCATCTTGCCGACGTACATGTAGCGCAGAAACTGGGGAAACACGCCCTGGCACCGTTCCTCCTCCTGCAGCGTGATGACCGCGTCGCCGAACTCGCGCCAGGTCGCGTTCATCAGCATCACCTGGAAGACGTCGCTGCTCGCGCACAGGATGATCCGGTGGGCCGGGTAGCGATTTTCGCCCACCACCAGCGTGACGTCCGACATCAGCCGCTCCGCGTACAGGTTGGCGATCTTGCGCAGCACGCTGTTCGTGTTGTAAAGCTGCACCGGAAGAAAACCAAGCAAAAGGGAATCAATCACGAATGGAGCTCGCGGATTAGAAccaacagaaacaacaacaaaaaccgatGAAAATCCATCATCCAAGTAGCCGCTGTCATGTCGCTCTTTCTACGCAGCGGACGCCATGGCAGGAATTCGGGTTTCAGTAGGAGGGGACGGGGGAGGAAAAAGCTTAATTCTTACCGTTTTCAGCCCCATGTCGCTACGCCCCGGCTGGAAGACATGGTCCGAATCCAATTCGGCTTGCATCTTTGCGCGTACCGTACTACTCGTTTCGGCTACTGTTGGTTGTTGGGTTGATGTAGACGGAAAAATGGCGGACCGATCAGCTCATGTCAGTCGGGTGGCCGTATCCGCGACGAAACGCATCCCCCGCCAACCGAAAGCGGACCGTGTTGGGTGGGGACCGCCTCCCGTCCGTGTCaagtggtggtgtgtgtccCGCTCGCTGTTGCGTGCTGGAGCTGTGCTGCTGATTTTCTCCCGCACGGGCGCA
The Anopheles arabiensis isolate DONGOLA chromosome X, AaraD3, whole genome shotgun sequence DNA segment above includes these coding regions:
- the LOC120906314 gene encoding BTB/POZ domain-containing protein 17 encodes the protein MQAELDSDHVFQPGRSDMGLKTLYNTNSVLRKIANLYAERLMSDVTLVVGENRYPAHRIILCASSDVFQVMLMNATWREFGDAVITLQEEERCQGVFPQFLRYMYVGKMTISVDTAVYILKLADKYNIHDLVQICINYMKLHLNKATAKGHFVEWLHNALQICPGRKDLISMLENYLKWNLERIVSYPGWEQLSPGLMNWLLQQNDLVVRSEFRLYELVDVWFRYQRAQIEGRYEMRDQDRESAINKLIHGVLVHIRFAMMSLPQLANVLMSGASVRNLKEFYVGRVADGMNFHSHHLEIVGAIRASEMGELQFTPRLYSSDLWSLEIAVDYFHRVEKYSSVASVFFTPTSFSDVDEESNGWDVEFFPLGVRYKPAQLIGIYSAATNREIPECIIRTVRLRITSQSAMRTECRYMVGVLICGMMNEEEYVRHCHVRVAYFSSDHRVLNIDNLIPIGELQMGTRKYSQYMVGEEQNTIRIKVVIVPLNRFSNVFAPPSE